One stretch of Dissulfurimicrobium hydrothermale DNA includes these proteins:
- a CDS encoding DNA gyrase inhibitor YacG, producing the protein MNETEDTYNCPICGRPVRYEDNPFRPFCSRRCKMIDLGAWLKGDYYIPGADGEGDTDQYEDRDTDDSVKRRPL; encoded by the coding sequence ATGAACGAAACTGAAGATACATACAATTGTCCCATTTGCGGACGACCCGTCCGGTATGAAGACAACCCCTTCAGGCCGTTTTGCAGCAGGCGCTGCAAGATGATCGATCTCGGGGCATGGCTGAAGGGAGATTATTACATACCTGGTGCAGATGGAGAAGGCGATACAGACCAATATGAAGACCGGGATACAGACGACTCGGTAAAGCGGAGGCCGTTATGA
- a CDS encoding vitamin K epoxide reductase family protein: protein MDKKSITFPFGLNVLAFLGSLVVLAQIGAILIRGEAVCLNEGCKIAENFVSINQIYVNLVGLGYFQTIFWTGLLSRRKAWAMAVLPGFLLAGLGVEGVLIGLQTFVVHSFCSYCLLIFLFIVLMNVCVDLRHLFVGGLIFVTEFFIFSALKLDEDAFQKRFDLDSGTYAVRQCNDPRKRLYLIFSEDCPHCKAVLDVLKTCSACEVHFNPVTRPRAEILPGLEPLPRYEPKANKVILRILGIYTVPVLIVENRDGLSFIKGQDSIIRYVKDQCASTNSANLGLAPTNPFDQQGVCSFEEPCK, encoded by the coding sequence ATGGACAAAAAAAGTATAACATTCCCATTCGGTCTGAACGTCTTGGCGTTTCTTGGGAGTCTTGTGGTGCTCGCCCAGATAGGCGCAATCCTGATAAGAGGTGAAGCCGTATGTCTGAACGAGGGCTGTAAGATCGCAGAAAATTTCGTATCTATAAATCAGATATATGTAAATCTGGTAGGACTTGGCTATTTCCAGACCATCTTCTGGACAGGACTTTTGAGCCGAAGAAAGGCCTGGGCGATGGCTGTGCTGCCTGGATTCTTGCTGGCAGGGCTTGGGGTCGAAGGGGTCTTGATCGGCTTACAAACCTTTGTTGTCCATTCATTCTGCTCCTATTGCCTCCTAATATTTTTATTTATAGTCCTTATGAATGTCTGCGTCGATCTAAGACATCTCTTTGTCGGCGGGTTGATTTTTGTCACTGAATTTTTTATATTCTCTGCTCTCAAGCTTGATGAAGATGCATTCCAAAAAAGATTCGACCTTGATAGCGGTACTTATGCAGTAAGACAATGTAACGACCCCAGAAAACGCCTCTATCTTATCTTTTCAGAGGATTGTCCGCACTGCAAAGCAGTCCTTGATGTCTTAAAAACCTGTTCGGCATGTGAGGTGCATTTCAATCCAGTTACAAGACCCAGGGCCGAAATATTGCCTGGCCTTGAACCCTTGCCTAGGTATGAACCTAAGGCCAACAAGGTTATTTTAAGAATCCTTGGCATATACACCGTCCCTGTTCTGATAGTGGAAAACAGGGATGGGTTGAGCTTTATAAAAGGTCAAGATAGCATCATAAGGTATGTAAAAGACCAATGTGCATCTACCAACAGTGCAAATCTTGGACTTGCACCAACCAATCCTTTTGATCAACAAGGTGTGTGCTCCTTTGAAGAACCTTGCAAGTAA
- a CDS encoding ferredoxin, whose protein sequence is MPTPVVDYALCIGCGSCVEVCPEVFELRDEKSWVIGPDKCDTCNCEEAANICPVAAITLE, encoded by the coding sequence ATGCCGACACCAGTTGTTGATTATGCCCTTTGTATAGGATGCGGTTCTTGCGTTGAGGTATGTCCCGAGGTCTTTGAATTAAGAGACGAAAAGTCGTGGGTGATCGGGCCTGACAAGTGTGACACCTGCAACTGCGAAGAAGCGGCCAACATATGCCCTGTAGCGGCCATAACCCTTGAATAG
- a CDS encoding MBL fold metallo-hydrolase, which produces MMILKSHTVGPLQVKAYIIGCSETKDAVIIDPAGSEDMLVKEIRDMGLNLRYIINTHGHPDHTVGNARVKALTGAKVLMHQEDDTLFRGKEAIALFKSWGFEPAPPADAYIKGGDELKIGRLSFKVLHTPGHSPGSVCLYGHGYIITGDTLFVGAAGRTDLIGGSFDTLVRSLKENIAVLPDETIVLPGHDYGDTPTSTIGREKRENPYLKECCAD; this is translated from the coding sequence ATGATGATACTCAAATCCCATACAGTCGGGCCTTTACAGGTCAAGGCATACATAATCGGTTGCAGCGAGACTAAAGACGCCGTGATTATAGACCCTGCGGGAAGTGAAGACATGCTTGTAAAGGAGATAAGGGACATGGGGCTTAATCTCAGATATATCATAAACACCCATGGCCACCCTGATCACACCGTTGGGAACGCCAGGGTCAAGGCCTTGACAGGGGCCAAGGTCCTCATGCACCAGGAGGACGACACGCTCTTTAGGGGTAAAGAGGCCATCGCGCTCTTTAAATCGTGGGGCTTTGAACCCGCGCCGCCTGCCGATGCCTACATAAAAGGCGGAGACGAGTTGAAGATCGGACGGCTGAGCTTTAAGGTCCTCCATACGCCAGGCCATTCACCCGGCTCTGTCTGCCTCTATGGACACGGTTACATCATCACGGGTGATACCTTGTTTGTCGGGGCCGCTGGCCGCACTGACCTCATAGGCGGTTCATTTGACACCCTTGTCAGGTCACTGAAAGAGAATATCGCAGTCCTTCCCGATGAGACCATAGTCCTTCCTGGCCATGACTATGGAGATACCCCTACGTCCACCATCGGGAGAGAGAAACGGGAAAACCCGTATCTGAAGGAATGCTGCGCGGACTGA
- the folE2 gene encoding GTP cyclohydrolase FolE2, with protein MKNHPCPRLVDVQGMSDDRNIPLQRVGIKNIRYPIIVLDKANGVQHTVASINMYVDLPHQFKGTHMSRFVEILNKYRREINIRTFEDILLEMKKRLEAREAHLEVDFPYFIEKTAPVTKTRGLMEYGCGMHGTMTDRLDMVLAVRVPVTTVCPCSKEISDYGAHNQRGEVRVRVRFDRFLWLEDIISVVEMSASSDIYSVLKRPDEKFVTERAFDRPMFVEDVVRCACEGIKALPGVTWFSVEAENFESIHNHSAYASTTSGPIENL; from the coding sequence ATGAAAAACCATCCATGTCCGCGCCTTGTCGACGTCCAGGGCATGTCTGATGACAGGAATATCCCACTCCAACGGGTTGGAATCAAAAACATACGCTACCCAATCATTGTCCTTGACAAGGCCAACGGTGTACAACATACGGTCGCCAGTATAAACATGTATGTGGACTTGCCCCACCAGTTCAAAGGGACCCATATGAGCCGCTTTGTCGAGATATTGAATAAATACCGCCGCGAGATAAATATCCGCACATTTGAAGACATACTCCTGGAGATGAAGAAACGGCTTGAGGCCAGAGAGGCACACCTTGAGGTGGATTTTCCGTATTTTATCGAAAAGACCGCACCTGTTACAAAAACCAGAGGGCTCATGGAATATGGCTGCGGTATGCACGGCACTATGACGGACAGGCTTGACATGGTCCTTGCCGTCCGCGTGCCGGTGACTACGGTATGTCCGTGCTCAAAGGAGATATCGGACTACGGTGCGCACAATCAGAGGGGTGAGGTACGGGTCCGAGTAAGGTTTGACAGATTTTTATGGCTTGAAGACATAATCTCGGTGGTTGAAATGTCCGCCTCGTCTGACATCTATTCGGTACTGAAGAGACCGGATGAAAAATTTGTTACAGAAAGGGCCTTTGATCGACCCATGTTCGTTGAAGATGTAGTGAGGTGCGCTTGCGAGGGCATCAAGGCCCTGCCAGGAGTCACATGGTTTTCTGTAGAGGCCGAAAACTTCGAATCCATCCACAACCACTCGGCCTATGCAAGCACCACGTCGGGACCGATCGAAAATCTATAG
- a CDS encoding LEA type 2 family protein, with the protein MNSAINQKAPARPLLFVLTLLSMVLLASCAVIRPSAPEINLASIKVTDLTLTNAELIAGLKVYNPNDATITIKEVDYELAIGGIRVSRGESIKRIRIGAFETGQVDMRLSSNYLDIIRVLNKVQNGSDMDFVIEGKVKYEVFGFSNLTYRFKKKGTLPVSSPIQN; encoded by the coding sequence TTGAATAGCGCTATCAATCAAAAGGCCCCTGCAAGACCCTTATTATTCGTCCTTACCCTTCTTTCCATGGTGCTTCTTGCCTCCTGCGCCGTCATCAGGCCATCTGCTCCGGAGATAAATCTGGCGAGCATCAAGGTTACAGACCTTACCCTCACAAATGCAGAACTTATTGCAGGCCTCAAGGTCTACAATCCAAATGATGCCACTATAACGATAAAAGAAGTGGATTATGAACTTGCAATAGGCGGCATCAGGGTTTCAAGGGGAGAATCAATCAAAAGGATAAGGATTGGCGCATTTGAAACTGGCCAAGTGGATATGCGTCTTTCAAGCAACTATCTGGACATCATAAGGGTGCTGAACAAGGTCCAAAACGGTAGCGATATGGATTTTGTCATTGAGGGCAAGGTAAAATACGAGGTCTTCGGTTTTTCAAATCTAACCTACAGATTCAAAAAGAAAGGCACACTCCCCGTCTCCTCCCCTATTCAGAATTGA
- a CDS encoding DUF2156 domain-containing protein: MIPPFPNFKPVALEDKEAIDAYLRLHPPLCSEFTFTNLFAWAPSYGFQISGFGDGFLILRNTDKEQSFLQPLVHRQAREAVLACLDFLKIRVKRPVIERVGEDFIEHALSDRAGLDIREDRDNFDYVYDIQELIALKGNKFHDKRNHLNNFIKRFRYNYIPITSSLIIQCMEFAHEWCNDRECEKDDGLIKEECATYRMLRYFDELGVKGGAIEMEGRICALTMGERLNPDTLVIHIEKAKAGIQGLYQAINWEFLRHEAWDLKFVNREQDLGIPGLRRAKRSYNPVRMIKKYKIFAR; encoded by the coding sequence ATGATCCCACCATTCCCTAATTTTAAACCTGTCGCTCTTGAAGACAAGGAGGCAATTGATGCATATCTGAGGCTGCATCCGCCGTTATGTTCGGAATTCACCTTTACCAATCTCTTCGCCTGGGCGCCTTCCTATGGCTTTCAGATATCCGGATTCGGCGATGGCTTTCTGATCCTTCGTAATACTGATAAAGAACAATCATTTCTGCAACCCCTTGTCCACAGACAGGCAAGAGAGGCAGTACTTGCGTGTCTTGATTTTTTAAAGATCAGGGTCAAGAGGCCGGTCATTGAACGGGTAGGGGAGGATTTTATTGAACATGCCCTTTCCGACAGGGCCGGCCTCGATATCCGGGAGGACAGGGATAATTTCGACTATGTCTATGATATACAGGAACTGATTGCGCTTAAGGGCAATAAATTTCACGACAAGCGGAATCACCTCAACAATTTTATCAAGAGATTTCGATACAATTACATACCTATAACCAGTAGCCTGATCATTCAATGTATGGAGTTTGCCCATGAATGGTGTAACGACAGGGAGTGTGAAAAGGACGATGGACTTATAAAGGAGGAGTGCGCGACCTATCGGATGCTCAGATATTTTGATGAGCTTGGTGTAAAAGGCGGCGCAATCGAGATGGAAGGCAGGATATGCGCCCTGACCATGGGTGAGAGACTGAACCCTGACACATTGGTAATACATATCGAAAAGGCAAAGGCGGGTATTCAGGGGCTTTATCAGGCCATCAACTGGGAGTTTTTAAGGCATGAGGCATGGGACCTAAAATTTGTAAACAGGGAGCAGGACCTTGGCATTCCTGGTCTGCGAAGGGCCAAGAGATCATATAACCCCGTCAGGATGATAAAAAAATACAAAATATTCGCAAGATAG
- the cobT gene encoding nicotinate-nucleotide--dimethylbenzimidazole phosphoribosyltransferase — MEDRFRELVDSIVPVDYNIEPRIQAHLDDLTKPKGSLGRLEELAKTYCLIRRELKPTLPKKEIFVFAADHGVTEEGVSAFPKEVTFQMVYNFLSGGAGINVLARHVGASVRVVDIGVDYDFAGVDGLIRRKVMHGSRNMARISAMERTAAIEAVMVGADLAREAAAAGVTLLATGEMGIGNTTPASAVTAVFCDMHPKDVTGRGTGIGDDALRHKISVIERALYLHRPDPSDPIGVLAKVGGLEIAGICGFVLGAASVGVPVVTDGFISTAGALAAYAMQPLVRDYLFASHQSVEKGHSVQLECIGLRPVLDLDLRLGEGTGAALAMGLIEAGLKIYLEMATFSDAKVSIGNDAPV, encoded by the coding sequence ATGGAAGATAGATTTAGAGAGCTTGTTGATTCCATAGTGCCTGTTGATTACAATATTGAGCCCAGGATTCAAGCCCATCTTGATGACCTTACAAAACCCAAGGGGAGTCTCGGGCGTCTTGAGGAGCTTGCAAAGACGTACTGTCTTATCCGCCGTGAGCTGAAACCAACGCTGCCGAAAAAAGAGATATTCGTGTTCGCTGCCGATCATGGGGTTACGGAAGAAGGCGTAAGCGCCTTTCCAAAAGAGGTCACATTCCAGATGGTCTACAATTTCTTATCTGGCGGGGCGGGGATAAATGTCCTCGCAAGACATGTAGGGGCATCGGTAAGGGTGGTTGACATAGGCGTGGACTACGACTTTGCCGGGGTTGACGGCCTGATACGAAGAAAGGTCATGCATGGAAGTAGAAACATGGCCAGGATATCTGCCATGGAGAGGACCGCGGCTATAGAGGCCGTAATGGTTGGGGCGGATCTTGCCAGAGAGGCCGCAGCCGCTGGGGTCACGCTCCTTGCCACCGGTGAGATGGGAATAGGCAATACCACCCCTGCAAGCGCCGTCACAGCGGTTTTTTGTGACATGCACCCAAAGGACGTGACAGGCCGAGGGACTGGGATCGGAGATGACGCCTTGAGGCACAAGATCTCAGTGATTGAACGGGCGCTTTACCTTCACAGACCTGATCCGTCTGACCCGATAGGGGTCCTGGCCAAGGTAGGTGGTCTTGAGATAGCAGGCATATGCGGTTTTGTCCTTGGTGCGGCATCCGTAGGTGTGCCGGTTGTGACAGACGGCTTTATATCAACAGCAGGGGCCTTAGCGGCATATGCCATGCAGCCGTTGGTCAGGGACTATCTTTTTGCCTCGCATCAGTCTGTTGAGAAAGGGCACAGTGTCCAGCTTGAATGTATAGGGCTTAGGCCAGTGCTAGATCTTGATTTGAGGCTTGGCGAGGGGACAGGTGCAGCCCTTGCTATGGGCCTTATTGAGGCCGGGCTTAAGATTTACCTTGAGATGGCCACCTTTTCAGATGCCAAGGTGTCAATCGGAAACGATGCGCCTGTCTAG
- a CDS encoding ATP-binding protein produces the protein MKIAISGKGGVGKTTVSAFIIKALAEMGREVLAIDADPSPHLARVLGFKGANAVTPIAEMRELLQERSERDGPFYRLNPKVNDLPERFMLKEGNIKLMVLGAIREGGGGCACSDNAVLRALLNMLLLGPDEDIVLDMEAGVEHLGRGTIKAVDHLLVVVQPYLGSLETAIKIKALAHDINIRHLAVIANNIKNQADLSYIKEHLGMDPIGIFHASEEVAAAERASIPIYEAKQGLKASATEIIKRLSGGYT, from the coding sequence ATGAAAATAGCCATAAGCGGCAAGGGCGGGGTAGGAAAGACCACAGTAAGCGCCTTTATTATAAAGGCCCTTGCAGAAATGGGAAGAGAGGTGCTGGCGATAGACGCCGATCCAAGCCCGCACCTTGCAAGGGTGCTTGGATTTAAGGGCGCGAATGCAGTCACGCCAATTGCCGAAATGCGCGAGCTGTTGCAAGAACGCTCGGAGAGAGACGGTCCTTTTTACCGGCTTAACCCCAAAGTAAACGATCTTCCCGAACGCTTCATGCTCAAAGAAGGAAACATAAAACTCATGGTACTCGGTGCCATCAGGGAGGGCGGCGGCGGGTGCGCCTGCTCGGACAATGCTGTATTAAGGGCGCTTTTAAACATGCTCCTTCTAGGCCCTGATGAAGACATAGTCCTGGACATGGAGGCAGGGGTCGAACACCTGGGCCGCGGCACCATAAAGGCTGTGGATCACCTCCTGGTCGTTGTACAACCCTACCTTGGAAGCCTTGAGACCGCAATAAAGATAAAGGCCTTGGCGCATGATATCAACATCAGACACCTTGCTGTAATAGCCAATAACATAAAAAACCAGGCTGACCTTTCATATATCAAAGAACACCTTGGCATGGACCCGATAGGGATCTTTCACGCCTCTGAAGAAGTGGCCGCCGCAGAGCGCGCATCCATACCCATCTATGAGGCAAAGCAAGGACTTAAGGCCTCTGCAACTGAGATAATCAAGAGACTCTCAGGAGGATATACATGA
- the panD gene encoding aspartate 1-decarboxylase, translating to MQRIFLKSKIHRAVVTEADLTYEGSLSLDRDLMIAADLMPFEQVKVYNVSNGERFDTYIIEAPAGSGTVCLNGAAARKGAVGDVIIIACYALFSEKDIENGKTIAVSVDAKNRILSRAEVKWQDSK from the coding sequence ATGCAGAGGATATTTCTGAAATCCAAGATACATCGGGCTGTTGTGACCGAGGCGGACTTAACTTACGAAGGTAGTCTCTCTCTTGACAGGGATTTAATGATTGCAGCAGATCTCATGCCCTTTGAGCAGGTAAAGGTCTATAATGTGTCAAACGGCGAGCGCTTTGACACCTATATCATAGAAGCCCCTGCAGGCTCCGGCACCGTGTGCCTTAACGGTGCAGCGGCAAGAAAAGGGGCTGTAGGTGATGTCATAATAATCGCCTGCTACGCCCTGTTTTCAGAAAAAGACATCGAAAACGGGAAGACCATAGCAGTCTCTGTCGATGCAAAAAATCGCATTTTAAGCCGTGCAGAGGTGAAGTGGCAGGATTCCAAATAA
- the rimO gene encoding 30S ribosomal protein S12 methylthiotransferase RimO, which translates to MKIYAVSLGCPKNSVDTECVLKEITTTCPDPEFINDPQKADLLFVNTCGFIEAAVMESIDAILDLGSRKRPDQILMVMGCMVARYGKALEDELPEVDVFLGTHEEDGFKKELKAALAGFVGQGKTRRLFSIGALATNNAQTVQGAEPLTTPPWRAYVKISEGCSNRCTYCLIPRLRGGQRSVPAESIISEIRSLAGRGVKEITLVGQDLTAYRDGVVGLAELLEEIVFKIDLPSSLWIRLLYLHPTRLTPRLLDVIASCPSICRYLDIPIQHASDKVLRTMGRGYGQGLLEDLFKEIRTKIPDASLRTTVMTGFPGESEEDFEILMDFIKRWQFDQLGAFVYSDEEESASYRLTDKVSPKVARERRKKIMSAQARISKAKNAARVGDIEEVLVEGISSETDLLLVGRTRFQAPDVDGIVYINDGRASPGDMVKIQITDSHVYDLVGRILL; encoded by the coding sequence ATGAAGATATATGCAGTAAGCCTCGGCTGCCCAAAAAACAGTGTTGATACCGAATGTGTCTTGAAAGAGATAACAACCACCTGTCCCGATCCGGAATTTATAAACGATCCACAGAAGGCCGACCTTCTGTTTGTCAATACCTGCGGCTTTATCGAGGCCGCAGTAATGGAGTCCATAGATGCCATCTTGGATCTTGGGAGCCGAAAACGTCCTGACCAAATCCTGATGGTAATGGGTTGCATGGTGGCCAGATACGGAAAGGCGCTTGAGGACGAGCTGCCTGAAGTAGATGTATTTTTGGGGACACATGAAGAAGACGGATTTAAAAAGGAACTCAAGGCGGCGCTTGCAGGGTTCGTCGGCCAGGGCAAGACAAGGCGGCTTTTTAGTATTGGAGCCCTTGCAACAAATAATGCTCAAACGGTGCAGGGCGCTGAACCCCTTACCACCCCACCCTGGCGGGCGTATGTCAAGATATCCGAAGGCTGCTCGAACCGCTGTACCTATTGCCTGATCCCGAGACTCCGTGGCGGGCAGAGATCAGTCCCAGCGGAAAGCATAATCTCTGAGATAAGATCGTTGGCCGGCAGAGGCGTAAAAGAGATTACGCTTGTAGGTCAGGACCTTACCGCCTACAGAGACGGTGTGGTGGGGCTTGCTGAACTTCTTGAGGAGATAGTGTTTAAGATCGATCTCCCCAGTAGTCTATGGATACGTCTTCTCTATCTGCATCCGACAAGACTGACGCCGAGGCTCCTTGACGTCATAGCCTCATGTCCTTCGATATGCCGATATCTCGATATCCCGATTCAACACGCAAGCGACAAGGTTTTGAGGACCATGGGCAGGGGCTATGGGCAGGGGCTTCTGGAAGACCTCTTTAAAGAGATAAGGACGAAAATCCCCGATGCCTCATTAAGGACCACTGTGATGACAGGGTTCCCGGGCGAAAGCGAGGAGGACTTTGAAATCCTCATGGATTTTATAAAACGTTGGCAATTTGATCAGCTTGGCGCCTTTGTATATTCTGACGAGGAAGAAAGTGCCTCTTACAGGCTGACAGACAAGGTTTCCCCCAAAGTGGCAAGAGAACGCAGAAAAAAGATCATGTCCGCCCAGGCCCGGATATCAAAGGCAAAAAACGCCGCAAGGGTGGGCGATATCGAAGAGGTGCTGGTTGAAGGCATATCAAGCGAGACCGATCTCCTGCTTGTGGGTAGGACTAGATTTCAGGCCCCAGATGTTGATGGTATAGTCTATATAAACGATGGCCGGGCTTCACCAGGAGATATGGTCAAGATACAGATCACCGACTCCCATGTCTATGACCTGGTTGGGCGGATATTATTATGA
- the panC gene encoding pantoate--beta-alanine ligase: MRLIQDLNEMTQAATEARSNGLKLCLVPTMGYFHEGHLSLMRFARKIADRVVVSLFVNPTQFGPGEDLARYPRDFERDASLADAEGVDILFCPDPADMYPEGFKTWVDVEGLSGIMCGVSRPSHFRGVATVVCKLFNIVRPDRAVFGEKDFQQLVIIRRMVKDLNMPVEIVGHPIVREKDGLAMSSRNVYLNIEERGAAVCLFEALKLAEDLVKKGGCLTERIGDEVKRHILSRCNTKIDYIFFGDPETLEPVEMVKERPVLLALAVWIGGTRLIDNIILNGPIR; this comes from the coding sequence ATGAGGCTTATACAAGACCTAAATGAAATGACCCAAGCCGCCACAGAGGCGAGATCAAACGGCCTGAAACTCTGTCTCGTCCCTACGATGGGCTATTTCCATGAAGGACACCTATCTCTTATGAGATTTGCAAGAAAGATCGCAGACAGGGTGGTGGTGAGCCTCTTTGTCAACCCTACACAGTTTGGACCTGGCGAGGACCTCGCGAGGTATCCGAGGGATTTCGAGCGCGACGCCTCCCTTGCTGACGCAGAGGGTGTGGATATACTCTTTTGTCCGGATCCAGCCGATATGTATCCTGAGGGCTTTAAGACCTGGGTAGATGTTGAGGGACTGAGCGGAATCATGTGCGGCGTATCAAGGCCCAGTCACTTCAGGGGGGTAGCTACTGTTGTCTGTAAGCTTTTCAACATCGTCCGTCCTGACAGGGCCGTATTCGGCGAAAAGGATTTTCAGCAGCTCGTCATCATAAGGCGGATGGTGAAAGACCTGAATATGCCCGTAGAGATCGTAGGACACCCCATTGTCAGGGAAAAAGATGGGCTGGCCATGAGCTCAAGGAATGTCTATCTTAATATTGAAGAGCGCGGGGCTGCGGTTTGTCTCTTTGAGGCCTTGAAACTGGCTGAGGACCTGGTGAAAAAAGGGGGATGCCTTACGGAAAGAATCGGTGATGAGGTAAAAAGACACATTCTTTCAAGGTGCAACACAAAGATAGACTATATCTTTTTTGGTGATCCGGAGACCCTGGAGCCGGTTGAGATGGTCAAGGAGAGGCCTGTACTTCTCGCCTTGGCCGTGTGGATTGGTGGCACAAGGCTTATTGATAATATTATCTTGAATGGACCGATCAGATAG
- the cobU gene encoding bifunctional adenosylcobinamide kinase/adenosylcobinamide-phosphate guanylyltransferase, with translation MDKSPHTLVLGGAKSGKSAYALALGEDYIKKSAMPGAKGLFIATAQALDDEMAAKIKAHKATRGSEWETLEEPINISAAIIDAQETYPVIVVDCLTLWLSNLMGLSIANVKQRVDDLVDALMLVKTPVVMVSNELGLGLAPESALARRFRDEAGGLHQALLKVCTNVFFLVAGLPLKLK, from the coding sequence ATGGATAAATCTCCACATACACTGGTTCTTGGCGGGGCAAAGAGCGGCAAAAGCGCCTATGCCCTTGCGCTCGGAGAGGATTATATAAAAAAAAGCGCCATGCCAGGGGCAAAGGGTCTATTTATTGCCACGGCCCAGGCCCTCGACGACGAAATGGCTGCAAAGATCAAGGCCCACAAGGCCACACGCGGATCTGAGTGGGAGACGCTAGAAGAGCCCATAAATATCTCCGCTGCAATAATTGATGCTCAAGAGACATACCCTGTCATTGTGGTTGATTGTCTGACCCTTTGGCTCTCTAATCTCATGGGGTTATCTATTGCAAACGTAAAACAAAGGGTAGATGACCTTGTTGATGCCCTTATGCTCGTCAAGACCCCTGTGGTCATGGTATCTAACGAGCTGGGGCTTGGCCTTGCGCCGGAGTCGGCTTTGGCAAGGCGTTTTAGAGATGAGGCCGGGGGGCTTCATCAAGCGCTTTTGAAGGTATGCACCAATGTCTTTTTCCTGGTAGCCGGTCTCCCGCTTAAATTAAAATGA